The Bacillus vallismortis genome window below encodes:
- a CDS encoding S-ribosylhomocysteine lyase, with protein sequence MPSVESFELDHNAVVAPYVRHCGVHKVGTDGVVNKFDIRFCQPNKQAMKPDTIHTLEHLLAFTIRSHAEKYDHFDIIDISPMGCQTGYYLVVSGEPTPAEIADLLEDTMKEAVEITEIPAANEKQCGQAKLHDLEGAKRLMRFWLSQNKEELLKVFG encoded by the coding sequence ATGCCTTCAGTAGAAAGTTTTGAGCTTGATCATAATGCGGTTGTTGCTCCATACGTAAGACATTGCGGCGTGCATAAAGTAGGAACAGACGGCGTTGTCAATAAATTTGATATTCGTTTTTGCCAGCCAAATAAACAGGCGATGAAACCTGACACCATTCACACACTTGAGCATTTGCTCGCGTTTACGATTCGTTCTCACGCTGAGAAATATGATCATTTTGATATTATTGATATTTCTCCAATGGGCTGCCAAACAGGCTATTATCTTGTTGTGAGCGGAGAGCCGACACCTGCGGAAATCGCTGATCTGCTTGAAGACACAATGAAGGAAGCGGTAGAGATTACCGAAATTCCGGCTGCGAATGAAAAGCAGTGCGGACAGGCGAAGCTTCATGATCTGGAAGGCGCTAAACGTTTAATGCGTTTCTGGCTGTCACAGAATAAAGAAGAATTGCTAAAAGTATTTGGCTAA
- a CDS encoding FixH family protein, translating to MKKMWIFLLFSAFLLNGCGSDENKANTAETPEVLDVKLTGPEKVNAGESAAYEAAVSYGDEAVTDADEVEFEVWKEGEKDASHMFKAKQEKGLYRLETTFKEDGVYTVQSHVTAKKQHSMPTIKVQVGNADAVSNQSEDEHSHNH from the coding sequence ATGAAAAAGATGTGGATTTTTCTGCTTTTTTCTGCTTTTTTGCTTAACGGGTGCGGATCTGATGAAAACAAAGCAAATACTGCTGAGACGCCGGAGGTATTGGATGTCAAACTGACCGGCCCTGAAAAAGTAAATGCCGGAGAAAGCGCCGCTTATGAAGCAGCGGTATCATATGGCGACGAAGCGGTGACGGATGCCGATGAAGTGGAGTTTGAAGTGTGGAAAGAAGGAGAAAAAGACGCCAGCCACATGTTTAAAGCAAAGCAAGAAAAAGGCTTATACCGATTGGAAACAACGTTTAAGGAAGATGGTGTATACACTGTCCAATCCCATGTCACAGCAAAAAAACAGCATAGCATGCCGACCATAAAAGTCCAAGTCGGAAACGCCGATGCTGTCAGCAATCAGTCTGAAGACGAGCATTCACACAATCATTGA
- the ytzI gene encoding YtzI protein — translation MTLLITVSMLIVLAVLLITIWSTVKAYNVKHTIDPPQETRSDSKNQ, via the coding sequence ATGACGCTTCTCATTACGGTAAGTATGTTGATTGTGCTGGCTGTTTTGCTTATAACCATTTGGTCGACTGTGAAAGCCTATAATGTAAAGCACACCATTGATCCTCCGCAAGAAACTCGTTCTGATTCAAAAAATCAATGA
- a CDS encoding DUF1540 domain-containing protein, translating into MEQKILCEVNNCSYWGKGNKCTADAIYVVSHTGDTADNSRETDCKTFKPHDL; encoded by the coding sequence ATGGAGCAGAAAATTCTATGCGAAGTCAACAACTGTTCTTATTGGGGCAAAGGAAACAAGTGCACCGCTGATGCCATTTATGTGGTCAGCCATACTGGTGATACGGCTGACAACAGCCGGGAAACCGACTGTAAAACGTTTAAGCCGCATGATTTGTAA
- a CDS encoding cytochrome d ubiquinol oxidase subunit II, translated as MDITTDALIAISIIWGFVFIYAVMATMDFGAGFWSMIYLNKEHMKATDIANRFLSPTWEVTNVFIVAIVVALFSFFPGATFVLGTVLLIPGSMILLFLAIRSGFLVFSNTAKERKTLRYISGISGFLIPAILILVLPVTHGGFIEKTDGIYNLNMSKIFSSPNAYSFMGFAILSTLFLSSLLLADFSNVAEEQDAYSAYRKSALITGPISLLFAICIMLTMRNEANWLYSGMMNDLSWIIASFITFVIAGIALFLPNKSFGQNIGKPRLALVAIAVQYFLASYAYGRAHLPYMIYPDVTIMSGFTEPATFRALFATYIVAFIILFPGFFFFWKMFMRDKRYIRQEE; from the coding sequence ATGGACATTACAACTGACGCTCTGATCGCCATTTCAATTATCTGGGGCTTTGTGTTTATCTACGCCGTCATGGCGACAATGGATTTCGGAGCGGGATTTTGGTCTATGATCTATTTAAACAAGGAGCACATGAAGGCCACCGATATTGCGAACCGATTTCTGTCCCCGACTTGGGAGGTCACAAACGTCTTTATTGTGGCCATCGTCGTGGCGCTTTTCAGCTTTTTTCCGGGCGCGACATTTGTGCTCGGAACTGTTTTATTAATTCCCGGCAGCATGATTTTACTGTTTTTAGCGATCCGAAGCGGCTTTCTCGTTTTTTCAAACACAGCGAAAGAACGAAAAACGCTAAGATATATTTCCGGAATCTCCGGTTTTCTCATCCCGGCTATATTAATTTTGGTTCTCCCTGTGACACACGGAGGGTTTATCGAAAAAACGGACGGAATCTATAATTTGAATATGTCTAAAATCTTTTCAAGCCCGAACGCCTATTCATTCATGGGGTTTGCGATTTTAAGCACTTTATTTTTGTCCTCGCTTCTGCTTGCTGATTTTTCAAATGTAGCGGAGGAACAGGATGCGTACAGCGCTTACAGAAAAAGCGCCTTGATTACCGGCCCGATTTCACTCCTGTTTGCTATATGCATTATGCTGACAATGCGAAATGAAGCCAACTGGCTGTATAGCGGCATGATGAATGATCTCTCCTGGATAATTGCATCGTTTATTACATTTGTCATTGCGGGAATCGCTCTTTTTCTGCCTAACAAGAGCTTTGGCCAAAACATCGGCAAACCGCGGCTAGCACTTGTCGCGATTGCGGTACAGTATTTTCTCGCCAGCTACGCGTACGGGCGGGCGCATCTTCCGTACATGATTTACCCTGATGTGACAATCATGTCGGGTTTTACAGAGCCGGCAACGTTCAGAGCGCTGTTTGCGACGTATATCGTTGCATTTATCATCCTTTTTCCCGGCTTCTTTTTCTTCTGGAAAATGTTTATGAGGGATAAGCGTTATATCCGCCAGGAGGAATAG
- a CDS encoding carbonic anhydrase — protein sequence MSLLNDILDFNKTFTDQREYEKYQTSKFPDKKVAILSCMDTRLVELLPHAMNMRNGDVKIIKSAGALVTHPFGSIMRSLLVAVYELNADEVCVIGHHDCGMSKISSKSMLDKIKERGITEERIETLKYSGVDFDQWFKSFDSVEASVKDSVDVIKHHPLFPENVPVHGLVIDPKTGKLDLVVNGYND from the coding sequence ATGAGCCTGCTAAATGATATTCTCGACTTTAACAAAACATTTACTGATCAAAGGGAATACGAAAAGTATCAGACTTCAAAATTTCCAGATAAAAAAGTGGCGATTCTTTCTTGTATGGACACTCGTTTGGTAGAATTGCTGCCGCATGCGATGAATATGAGAAACGGTGATGTGAAAATCATTAAAAGTGCCGGTGCGCTTGTGACACACCCATTCGGAAGCATCATGAGAAGTTTGCTTGTCGCAGTGTATGAGCTGAACGCCGATGAGGTATGTGTGATCGGGCATCACGATTGCGGCATGAGCAAAATCAGCAGCAAAAGCATGCTTGATAAAATCAAAGAAAGAGGAATTACGGAAGAACGCATCGAAACATTAAAGTACTCCGGTGTGGACTTTGATCAATGGTTTAAAAGCTTTGATTCAGTGGAAGCGAGTGTGAAAGACAGCGTAGACGTTATTAAACATCATCCGCTGTTCCCGGAAAACGTTCCTGTCCATGGATTAGTCATTGATCCTAAAACAGGAAAACTGGATCTTGTCGTAAACGGCTATAACGATTAA
- a CDS encoding holin family protein translates to MDRDFGIFSFLAVSVSAAGFFFGGFQYSFLILLSLMAIEFISTTLKETIIHKLAFKKVFARLVKKLVTLALISVCHFFDQLLNTQGSIRDLAIMFYILYESVQIVVTASSLGIPVPQMLVDLLETLKNKFKRKP, encoded by the coding sequence ATGGATAGAGACTTTGGCATCTTTTCGTTTTTAGCAGTCAGCGTTTCAGCAGCGGGTTTTTTCTTTGGCGGTTTTCAGTATTCATTCCTGATTTTGCTCTCTCTTATGGCAATTGAATTTATCAGTACGACCTTGAAGGAAACGATTATTCACAAGTTGGCGTTTAAAAAGGTATTTGCCCGGCTTGTTAAAAAATTAGTCACGCTGGCTCTGATCTCTGTATGCCACTTTTTTGATCAGCTGCTGAATACACAGGGGTCAATACGTGACTTGGCTATTATGTTTTATATTCTTTATGAATCTGTGCAAATTGTAGTGACAGCCAGCTCTCTCGGCATACCGGTTCCTCAAATGCTTGTCGATCTTTTAGAAACGTTAAAAAATAAATTCAAGCGCAAACCGTAA
- a CDS encoding type B 50S ribosomal protein L31, with amino-acid sequence MKEGIHPKNHKVIFHDVNSGYRFLSTSTKTSNETAEWEDGNTYPVIKVEVSSDTHPFYTGRQKFNEKGGRVEQFKKRYNMGK; translated from the coding sequence ATGAAAGAAGGAATTCATCCAAAGAACCACAAAGTCATTTTTCATGATGTCAACAGCGGCTACCGTTTTCTCAGCACCTCTACTAAAACATCCAATGAAACGGCAGAGTGGGAAGACGGCAACACATATCCGGTCATTAAAGTAGAGGTCAGTTCTGATACGCATCCGTTTTATACAGGCCGCCAGAAATTTAATGAAAAAGGCGGAAGAGTGGAGCAGTTCAAAAAACGCTATAACATGGGGAAATGA
- the mntD gene encoding manganese ABC transporter permease MntD yields the protein MSFEAWIIATGVLVGVSCALIGTFLVLRRMAMLADAISHTVLLGIVSAFLVTGSLDGIPMFIGAAVSGLLTAFLVQLLHSKGVQSDAAIGVVFTSLFAVGVILLSVYGANVHLDIEHSLMGEIAFVPWNTITIFGADIGPKAFWMLASVLVLNVVLISVCYKEFKIASFDPQMALALGIPVLLIHYVQMGMLSLTTVASFDSVGAVLVVAMLIVPPAAAHLLTDRLLYMLILSAVIGGLSAVMGYFFATWLNVSISGAMAAMTGVWYAGALLFSPANGVVTKKIRTLNMRKERAG from the coding sequence ATGAGTTTTGAAGCGTGGATAATAGCTACTGGTGTATTAGTCGGTGTAAGCTGCGCGCTGATCGGCACCTTTCTTGTGTTGAGAAGAATGGCGATGCTGGCCGACGCGATCAGCCATACAGTGTTGCTTGGCATCGTCAGTGCTTTTCTTGTGACAGGAAGTCTTGACGGGATACCTATGTTTATCGGCGCGGCCGTATCTGGATTGTTAACGGCATTTTTGGTTCAGCTTCTCCACAGCAAGGGGGTTCAATCAGATGCCGCTATAGGCGTTGTTTTTACATCTTTATTTGCGGTGGGCGTCATTTTGCTATCTGTGTATGGAGCGAATGTCCATCTCGATATTGAGCACTCGTTGATGGGAGAAATCGCTTTTGTGCCGTGGAATACGATCACGATATTCGGAGCTGACATCGGGCCGAAAGCGTTTTGGATGCTGGCATCTGTTTTGGTTTTAAATGTAGTGTTGATCAGTGTGTGCTATAAGGAGTTCAAAATCGCTTCGTTTGATCCGCAAATGGCTTTAGCGCTGGGGATACCCGTGTTGCTGATTCATTATGTGCAAATGGGCATGCTCTCACTCACGACCGTTGCTTCTTTTGATTCGGTGGGGGCTGTATTGGTTGTGGCTATGCTGATTGTCCCGCCTGCTGCGGCTCATTTGCTGACAGACCGGCTGCTGTATATGCTGATTCTCAGCGCTGTGATTGGAGGGCTGTCGGCTGTCATGGGCTATTTCTTCGCAACGTGGCTTAATGTTTCGATTTCCGGAGCGATGGCGGCCATGACAGGTGTATGGTATGCAGGCGCCTTATTGTTCTCACCTGCAAACGGGGTCGTGACAAAAAAGATAAGAACACTGAACATGCGAAAAGAAAGAGCTGGCTGA
- a CDS encoding Dps family protein has translation MSEQLIQAVNKQVANWTVMYVKLHNYHWYVKGKDFFTLHEKFEELYNETATYIDDLAERLLALNGKPIATMKESLETASVKEAEGNESAEQMVQSVYDDFTVIAEELKSGMDLADEVGDETTGDMLLAIHQNIEKHNWMLKAYLG, from the coding sequence ATGTCAGAACAATTGATTCAAGCAGTGAACAAACAAGTAGCCAACTGGACAGTCATGTATGTGAAACTACATAATTATCACTGGTATGTGAAAGGGAAAGATTTTTTCACTCTTCATGAAAAGTTTGAAGAGCTGTATAACGAAACAGCAACTTATATTGATGACTTGGCAGAACGTCTTTTGGCGCTGAACGGAAAACCGATTGCGACAATGAAGGAATCCTTGGAAACGGCTTCTGTAAAAGAAGCGGAAGGAAATGAATCAGCTGAACAAATGGTTCAGAGTGTATATGATGATTTCACAGTCATCGCGGAAGAGCTTAAAAGCGGCATGGATTTAGCTGATGAAGTTGGTGACGAAACAACAGGGGATATGCTTCTGGCGATCCATCAAAATATTGAAAAACACAACTGGATGCTGAAAGCTTACCTAGGATAA
- a CDS encoding cytochrome ubiquinol oxidase subunit I: MDDLVLARSLFGTTMGFHIIFATLGVGLPLMILVAELIYQKTKDDHYAIMAKRWTKAQAVLLGVAIPTGTIAGTQLALLWPGFMEVIGRVMSLPFQIEIYAFFVEALFMSIYVYAADRLSPAMRIVAVFFVLVGAAASAVLITNVHAFEGTPAGFKMENGKITDVDPWAAFFNPSFFITAGHVVVSAFMTGAFIVASVAAYKMIRSQKKENIYRFHRKALLLSLTIGGIFSLLTALNGHESAQMLHEYQPEKLAAAEGLFETTSHAPLAIGGFTDPNEEKVKWAIEIPWALSFLAADRFDTVVKGLNAFPKDEWPPLFVHTLFNAMVGVGMLLILYSIIGVVWKKVLKKDRFPTWLLVIFMTAGPFSIIGIEFGWIFACTGRQPWVIYHLQKTSDVVTTTGSIGILFLFFTFVYAVLGAAVVYVLLYYFRKHPVDEDLNTADS, translated from the coding sequence GTGGATGATTTAGTTTTGGCCAGAAGCCTTTTTGGCACGACAATGGGCTTTCATATCATTTTCGCAACGCTTGGAGTCGGTCTGCCGCTCATGATTTTAGTGGCTGAATTGATTTATCAAAAAACGAAAGATGACCATTATGCGATCATGGCGAAAAGATGGACGAAAGCACAAGCCGTTTTGCTGGGGGTCGCCATACCGACCGGGACGATTGCGGGCACCCAGCTCGCGCTTTTATGGCCGGGATTTATGGAAGTCATCGGCCGAGTCATGTCCCTCCCGTTTCAAATTGAAATCTATGCTTTTTTTGTGGAAGCCCTATTCATGTCGATTTACGTATACGCCGCAGACCGCTTATCACCGGCTATGAGGATTGTTGCCGTTTTCTTTGTATTAGTCGGAGCGGCAGCGTCAGCTGTTCTCATCACGAATGTTCACGCCTTTGAAGGCACGCCTGCGGGTTTTAAAATGGAAAATGGAAAAATTACTGATGTTGATCCGTGGGCCGCGTTTTTCAACCCGAGCTTTTTTATCACCGCCGGCCATGTCGTGGTGTCCGCGTTTATGACGGGGGCCTTTATCGTCGCTTCTGTTGCCGCATACAAGATGATCCGGTCGCAAAAAAAGGAAAACATCTATCGCTTTCACCGGAAAGCGCTTTTGCTTTCATTGACAATCGGCGGTATTTTTTCATTGTTGACGGCATTGAACGGCCACGAATCAGCTCAGATGCTGCACGAATACCAGCCCGAAAAATTAGCCGCTGCAGAAGGTTTGTTTGAAACAACGTCTCACGCCCCGCTTGCGATCGGCGGTTTTACCGACCCGAATGAAGAAAAAGTAAAATGGGCCATCGAAATTCCATGGGCGTTAAGCTTTTTGGCAGCCGACCGTTTTGACACTGTTGTGAAAGGATTAAACGCGTTTCCAAAAGACGAATGGCCGCCGCTGTTCGTTCACACGCTGTTTAATGCGATGGTCGGAGTGGGTATGCTGCTTATTCTCTATTCCATTATCGGTGTGGTATGGAAAAAGGTGCTGAAGAAAGACCGTTTCCCAACGTGGCTTTTGGTCATTTTTATGACGGCAGGCCCTTTTAGTATCATCGGCATTGAATTCGGCTGGATTTTCGCCTGTACAGGGAGGCAGCCATGGGTCATCTATCATCTCCAGAAAACATCGGATGTGGTGACGACGACCGGCTCGATCGGGATCCTTTTCTTATTTTTCACATTTGTTTACGCCGTGTTAGGCGCGGCTGTCGTTTACGTGCTGTTGTACTATTTCCGCAAACACCCGGTTGACGAAGATTTAAATACAGCGGATTCGTAA
- the ytkD gene encoding RNA deprotection pyrophosphohydrolase, which yields MYEFKDYYQNTVQLSFDDQPFSDSPKHVWVICRFGGKWLLTEHEDRGYEFPGGKVEPMECAEEAALREVKEETGARVKSLKYLGQYKVLGKEKVIVKNIYFADVEKLEKQADYFETKGPVLFHQLPENLSRNKKFSFIMKDSVLPISLKKLKEAGWIE from the coding sequence ATGTACGAGTTTAAAGATTATTATCAGAATACTGTTCAGCTTTCCTTTGACGATCAGCCTTTCTCGGACAGCCCGAAGCATGTCTGGGTGATTTGCCGTTTTGGCGGCAAATGGCTTTTAACAGAACATGAGGACAGAGGCTATGAGTTTCCAGGCGGGAAAGTAGAGCCAATGGAGTGCGCAGAAGAAGCGGCGCTCCGGGAAGTAAAGGAAGAGACGGGTGCGAGAGTGAAAAGCCTCAAGTACCTCGGACAGTATAAAGTTCTCGGTAAAGAAAAAGTGATTGTGAAAAATATATATTTTGCAGATGTAGAAAAGCTTGAAAAGCAAGCTGATTACTTTGAAACGAAAGGTCCGGTTTTGTTTCATCAGCTGCCGGAAAACCTTTCCCGTAATAAAAAATTCAGCTTTATTATGAAGGATTCCGTTCTTCCGATCAGTTTAAAAAAATTGAAAGAAGCTGGCTGGATTGAATAA
- the yidD gene encoding membrane protein insertion efficiency factor YidD: protein MKTLFIALIRGYQKFISPLTPPTCRFYPTCSQYGIEAIKTHGALKGGWLTIKRILKCHPFHPGGVDPVPEKKRKH, encoded by the coding sequence ATGAAAACCCTATTTATCGCTCTGATCAGAGGATATCAAAAATTCATCTCGCCGCTAACGCCGCCAACATGCCGCTTTTATCCGACTTGTTCCCAATATGGAATCGAAGCGATTAAAACGCATGGCGCTTTAAAAGGCGGATGGCTGACCATCAAACGGATTTTGAAATGCCACCCGTTCCATCCGGGAGGAGTCGATCCTGTTCCTGAAAAGAAACGAAAACATTAA